From Streptomyces griseorubiginosus, one genomic window encodes:
- a CDS encoding LacI family DNA-binding transcriptional regulator, which yields MTVTLADVAARAQVSPATVSRVLNGNYPVAASTRERVLRAVDELDYVLNGPASSLAAATSDLVGILVNDIADPFFGIMAGAIQSEIGGPGGRAGGERLGVVCNTGGSPERELTYLTLLQRQRAAAVVLTGGAVEDAPHQAAMAAKLRKLADAGTRIVLCGRPPSPETGAIALTFDNRGGGKELTEHLIGLGHRRLGYIAGPEERTTTRHRLEGHRAALAAHGITEDPRWTVYGRYDRRSGYEATLELLRRDPSLTAVVAANDSVALGACAALRDSGLRIPDDVSVAGFDDLPFSIDAVPALTTVRLPLAEAGARAGRIAMGREEPPPGGIATVRGELMVRGSSGAPRA from the coding sequence ATGACGGTGACCCTGGCGGACGTGGCGGCCCGCGCCCAGGTCTCCCCCGCGACGGTGTCGCGCGTACTGAACGGGAACTACCCCGTGGCCGCGTCCACGCGCGAGCGGGTGCTGCGGGCCGTGGACGAGCTGGACTACGTGCTGAACGGCCCGGCGAGCTCGCTCGCCGCCGCCACGTCGGACCTCGTCGGGATCCTCGTGAACGACATCGCCGACCCCTTCTTCGGGATCATGGCCGGTGCGATCCAGTCCGAGATCGGCGGCCCGGGCGGACGCGCGGGCGGTGAGCGGCTGGGTGTGGTGTGCAACACAGGCGGGTCCCCGGAGCGCGAGCTGACGTATCTGACCCTGCTGCAACGGCAGCGGGCGGCGGCCGTCGTCCTCACCGGTGGCGCGGTCGAGGACGCGCCGCACCAGGCCGCGATGGCGGCGAAGCTGCGGAAGCTGGCGGACGCGGGGACACGGATCGTGCTGTGCGGGCGGCCGCCGTCGCCGGAGACCGGGGCGATCGCACTGACCTTCGACAACCGGGGCGGCGGCAAGGAGCTGACCGAGCACCTCATCGGGCTCGGGCACCGCAGGCTCGGGTACATCGCCGGGCCCGAGGAGCGGACGACGACCCGGCACCGGCTGGAGGGACACCGGGCGGCCCTCGCGGCGCACGGGATCACCGAGGACCCCCGGTGGACGGTCTACGGCCGTTACGACCGGCGGTCCGGCTACGAGGCCACGCTGGAGCTGCTGCGCCGGGACCCCTCGCTGACGGCGGTGGTGGCGGCGAACGACTCCGTCGCCCTGGGGGCGTGCGCGGCGCTGCGGGACTCCGGGCTGCGGATCCCGGACGACGTGTCCGTCGCCGGCTTCGACGACCTGCCGTTCAGCATCGACGCGGTGCCCGCCCTGACGACGGTCCGGTTGCCGTTGGCGGAGGCCGGGGCCCGGGCGGGACGGATCGCGATGGGGCGGGAGGAGCCGCCGCCCGGGGGGATCGCGACGGTTCGGGGGGAGCTGATGGTCCGGGGGTCTTCGGGGGCACCGCGGGCGTGA
- a CDS encoding Gfo/Idh/MocA family oxidoreductase → MTRKTVRIAMNGVTGRMGYRQHLVRSILAIREQGGLDLGDGTVLWPEPILVGRREHALKALAEQHGLRLDNISTDVDAVLADPTVDIYFDAQVTSAREESIKKAIAAGKHIYTEKPTATGLDGALELARLANAAGIKHGVVQDKLFLPGLLKLKRLIDGGFFGRILSIRGEFGYWVFEGDWQQAQRPSWNYRAEDGGGIVVDMFPHWEYVLHELFGRVKSVQALTATHIPQRWDENDKPYDATADDAAYGIFELDGGAIAQINSSWAVRVNRDELVEFQVDGTEGSAVAGLRNCRVQHRSATPKPVWNPDIPATEVFRDQWQEVPDNAEFDNGFKAQWELFLKHVYADAPYQWDLLAGARGVQLAELGLKSSAEGRRLDVPEISL, encoded by the coding sequence GTGACACGCAAGACGGTGCGTATCGCCATGAACGGTGTGACGGGGCGCATGGGCTACCGCCAGCACCTGGTCCGCTCCATCCTCGCGATCCGTGAACAGGGCGGCCTCGACCTCGGCGACGGCACGGTGCTGTGGCCCGAGCCGATCCTCGTCGGCCGCCGCGAGCACGCCCTCAAGGCGCTCGCCGAGCAGCACGGCCTGCGCCTGGACAACATCTCCACCGACGTGGACGCGGTCCTCGCCGACCCGACCGTCGACATCTACTTCGACGCCCAGGTCACCTCCGCGCGTGAGGAGTCGATCAAGAAGGCGATCGCGGCGGGCAAGCACATCTACACCGAGAAGCCCACCGCCACCGGCCTCGACGGCGCCCTGGAGCTGGCCCGTCTGGCCAACGCCGCCGGCATCAAGCACGGCGTCGTCCAGGACAAGCTCTTCCTCCCCGGCCTGCTCAAGCTGAAGCGCCTCATCGACGGCGGCTTCTTCGGCCGGATCCTCTCGATCCGCGGCGAGTTCGGCTACTGGGTCTTCGAGGGCGACTGGCAGCAGGCCCAGCGCCCGAGCTGGAACTACCGGGCCGAGGACGGCGGTGGCATCGTTGTCGACATGTTCCCGCACTGGGAGTACGTGCTCCACGAGCTCTTCGGCCGTGTGAAGTCCGTCCAGGCCCTCACCGCCACTCACATCCCGCAGCGCTGGGACGAGAACGACAAGCCCTACGACGCCACCGCCGACGACGCCGCCTACGGCATCTTCGAGCTGGACGGCGGCGCGATCGCCCAGATCAACTCCTCCTGGGCCGTCCGCGTCAACCGCGACGAGCTCGTCGAGTTCCAGGTCGACGGCACGGAGGGCTCCGCCGTCGCGGGCCTCCGCAACTGCCGCGTCCAGCACCGCAGCGCCACCCCCAAGCCCGTCTGGAACCCGGACATCCCCGCCACCGAGGTCTTCCGCGACCAGTGGCAGGAGGTGCCGGACAACGCCGAGTTCGACAACGGCTTCAAGGCCCAGTGGGAGCTCTTCCTCAAGCACGTCTACGCCGACGCCCCCTACCAGTGGGACCTCCTCGCCGGCGCCCGCGGTGTCCAGCTCGCCGAACTGGGCCTGAAGTCCTCGGCGGAGGGCCGCCGTCTCGACGTACCGGAGATCTCGCTGTGA
- a CDS encoding dihydrodipicolinate synthase family protein codes for MTIQLPTGNGEFKAYEPRLEPLAVTTGSPFTSRTVFSAAHVVADPFADVSPDSPAAVDWDATLAFRRHLWSHGLGVAEAMDTAQRGMGLDWAGAAELIRRSAAEAKSVGGLIACGVGTDQLTGPATLDEVRVAYEEQLALVEESGAQAILMASRALAAAAKGPEDYLEVYGHLLRQATEPVILHWLGPMFDPALEGYWGSSDLDAATDTFLQVIAAHPDKVDGIKVSLLEARREIDIRRRLPQGVRCYTGDDFNYPELIAGDEKGFSHALLGIFDPLGPLAAEAVRVLDTGDAKGFRELLDPTVELSRHLFQAPTRFYKTGVVFLAWLAGHQSHFTMVGGLQSARSLPHFARAYELADGLGLFPDPKLAEERMKNLLSLYGVTQ; via the coding sequence GTGACGATCCAACTCCCCACCGGCAACGGGGAATTCAAGGCGTACGAACCCCGCCTCGAACCCCTCGCCGTCACCACCGGCTCGCCCTTCACCTCCCGTACGGTCTTCTCGGCCGCCCACGTCGTCGCCGACCCGTTCGCCGACGTGTCCCCGGACTCCCCGGCCGCCGTCGACTGGGACGCCACCCTCGCCTTCCGCCGCCACCTGTGGTCGCACGGGCTCGGCGTCGCCGAGGCCATGGACACCGCCCAGCGCGGGATGGGCCTGGACTGGGCGGGCGCGGCCGAGCTGATCCGGCGCAGCGCCGCCGAGGCCAAGTCGGTCGGCGGGCTCATCGCCTGCGGAGTCGGCACCGACCAGCTCACCGGCCCGGCGACGCTGGACGAGGTCCGCGTGGCCTACGAGGAGCAGCTCGCCCTCGTCGAGGAGTCCGGCGCCCAGGCCATCCTCATGGCCTCCCGCGCCCTCGCGGCGGCCGCCAAGGGCCCCGAGGACTACCTGGAGGTCTACGGCCACCTGCTCCGCCAGGCCACCGAGCCGGTCATCCTGCACTGGCTCGGCCCGATGTTCGACCCGGCCCTGGAGGGCTACTGGGGCTCCAGCGACCTCGACGCGGCCACCGACACGTTCCTCCAGGTCATCGCCGCCCACCCGGACAAGGTCGACGGCATCAAGGTCTCGCTCCTGGAGGCGCGGCGCGAGATCGACATCCGCCGCCGGCTCCCGCAGGGCGTGCGCTGCTACACGGGCGACGACTTCAACTACCCGGAGCTGATCGCGGGCGACGAGAAGGGCTTCAGCCACGCCCTGCTCGGCATCTTCGACCCGCTGGGCCCGCTCGCCGCCGAGGCGGTCCGCGTCCTGGACACGGGTGACGCGAAGGGGTTCCGCGAACTCCTCGACCCCACGGTCGAGTTGTCCCGGCACCTCTTCCAGGCCCCGACCCGCTTCTACAAGACGGGCGTGGTCTTCCTCGCCTGGCTGGCCGGCCACCAGTCGCACTTCACGATGGTCGGCGGCCTCCAGTCGGCCCGCTCCCTCCCGCACTTCGCGCGTGCCTACGAACTCGCCGACGGACTGGGCCTGTTCCCGGACCCGAAGCTCGCCGAGGAGCGCATGAAGAACCTGCTGTCGCTGTACGGGGTGACCCAGTGA
- a CDS encoding sugar phosphate isomerase/epimerase family protein has translation MTDLSRFSINQMTVKQLSLPELVSACGDLGISHIGLWREPVQSYGVEETAKLVRDAGLTVTTLCRGGFFTAIDPDERAAALDDNRRAVDEAATLGTDTLVLVSGGLPAGSKDLHGARERIADALAVLGPYAEEHGVRLAIEPLHPMYASDRCVVSTLTQALDLAECFPAHQVGVTVDTYHIWWDDNAPAQIARAGAGGRIHTFQLADWTTPLPEGVLNGRGQIGDGAIDMREWQRYVEAAGYTGAIEVELFNDALWARDGREVLAETAERFVSHTL, from the coding sequence GTGACCGACCTGTCCCGCTTCTCCATCAACCAGATGACGGTCAAGCAGCTGTCGCTGCCGGAACTGGTCTCCGCCTGCGGCGACTTGGGGATCTCCCACATCGGCCTGTGGCGCGAGCCCGTCCAGTCGTACGGCGTCGAGGAGACGGCCAAGCTGGTCCGCGACGCGGGGCTGACCGTCACCACCCTGTGCCGTGGCGGTTTCTTCACGGCGATCGACCCGGACGAGCGGGCCGCCGCCCTGGACGACAACCGGCGCGCGGTCGACGAGGCGGCCACCCTCGGCACCGACACCCTGGTGCTGGTCTCCGGCGGCCTCCCGGCCGGCTCCAAGGACCTGCACGGAGCCCGTGAGCGCATCGCGGACGCCCTCGCGGTCCTGGGCCCGTACGCGGAGGAGCACGGGGTGAGGCTGGCCATCGAGCCGCTGCACCCCATGTACGCCTCGGACCGGTGTGTGGTCTCCACGCTCACCCAGGCCCTCGACCTGGCGGAGTGCTTCCCTGCCCACCAGGTCGGCGTCACGGTGGACACGTACCACATCTGGTGGGACGACAACGCGCCCGCGCAGATCGCCCGCGCCGGCGCCGGCGGCCGTATTCACACCTTCCAGCTCGCGGACTGGACGACCCCGCTGCCGGAGGGCGTCCTCAACGGCCGCGGGCAGATCGGTGACGGCGCGATCGACATGCGGGAGTGGCAGCGGTACGTCGAGGCGGCCGGTTACACCGGTGCCATCGAGGTGGAGCTGTTCAACGACGCCCTGTGGGCCCGGGACGGCCGCGAGGTCCTCGCGGAGACCGCCGAGAGGTTCGTCTCCCACACCCTGTGA
- a CDS encoding DUF1963 domain-containing protein: MTPEEMRDRLGPFRDKALAGGIPVEDVERWMDTARPCATLGEQADGPVVGRFGGPLLLPVGTPHPFHPFVASIDLAALPADVTDLPLPPDGHLLLFAYPENFGDGECMGSAVYVPAGTAVEERDKEGWAWFEDDEEYQEVFAQFPQATLRAAADVSLPYHYWVEIPEEPRWVPLPGHPRSEELAEVWADTCEDIAAPGQLQLGGYADQEAVDTDPVATAVWCAVREAEAGHWGGGEPVSADPADWALLAEWNPWIDGLEGATVHWVVQRADLAAQRFDRTYTTVFRNP; this comes from the coding sequence ATGACTCCTGAGGAGATGCGCGACAGGTTGGGACCCTTCCGGGACAAGGCGCTCGCGGGCGGGATCCCGGTCGAGGACGTGGAGCGGTGGATGGACACCGCCCGGCCGTGCGCGACGCTGGGCGAACAGGCGGACGGGCCGGTGGTGGGGCGGTTCGGGGGGCCGCTGCTGCTTCCGGTCGGGACCCCGCACCCCTTCCATCCCTTCGTCGCGTCGATTGACTTAGCGGCCCTGCCCGCCGACGTGACGGACCTCCCGCTGCCGCCCGACGGCCACCTGCTGCTGTTCGCCTACCCCGAGAACTTCGGCGACGGGGAGTGCATGGGCAGCGCGGTGTACGTCCCGGCGGGGACGGCCGTGGAGGAGCGGGACAAGGAGGGCTGGGCCTGGTTCGAGGACGACGAGGAGTACCAGGAGGTCTTCGCGCAGTTCCCGCAGGCGACGCTCAGGGCGGCGGCCGACGTCTCACTGCCGTACCACTACTGGGTCGAGATACCCGAGGAGCCCCGCTGGGTGCCACTGCCCGGGCATCCGCGCTCCGAGGAACTGGCCGAGGTGTGGGCCGACACCTGCGAGGACATCGCCGCCCCGGGGCAGCTCCAGCTCGGCGGCTACGCCGACCAGGAGGCCGTCGACACCGATCCCGTCGCGACGGCCGTGTGGTGCGCGGTGCGGGAAGCGGAGGCGGGGCATTGGGGCGGCGGCGAGCCGGTGTCGGCCGACCCCGCGGACTGGGCCCTGCTCGCCGAGTGGAACCCCTGGATCGACGGCCTGGAGGGCGCCACCGTCCACTGGGTCGTCCAGCGCGCGGACCTGGCCGCCCAGCGCTTCGACCGCACGTACACGACGGTGTTCCGGAACCCGTGA
- the rbsD gene encoding D-ribose pyranase, with translation MKKAGILNRHLSGALAELGHGDGVLVCDAGMPIPAGPRVVDLAFRAGVPSFAEVLDGLLDELVVEGATAAEEVRSANAEASSLLDARFTDLHLVSHEKLKELSAGARLVVRTGEARPYANVLLRCGVFF, from the coding sequence GTGAAGAAGGCCGGGATACTGAACCGCCATCTGTCCGGCGCGCTGGCCGAGCTGGGGCACGGGGACGGGGTGCTGGTGTGTGACGCCGGGATGCCGATCCCGGCCGGGCCGAGGGTGGTGGACCTGGCGTTCCGGGCCGGGGTGCCGTCGTTCGCCGAGGTGCTGGACGGGCTGCTCGACGAACTGGTCGTGGAGGGCGCCACGGCGGCGGAGGAGGTCCGGTCCGCCAACGCGGAGGCCTCGTCCCTGCTGGACGCCCGCTTCACCGACCTCCACCTGGTCTCCCACGAGAAGCTGAAGGAGCTGTCGGCGGGCGCACGGCTGGTCGTCCGCACGGGCGAGGCCCGGCCGTACGCGAACGTGCTGCTGCGGTGCGGGGTGTTCTTCTAG
- a CDS encoding ribokinase — MYDYDLLVVGSANADLVIGVERRPGAGETVLGSDLAVHPGGKGANQAVAAARLGARTALLARVGDDGHGRLLLESQRAAGVDTVGVLVGGAPTGVALITVDPTGDNSIVVSPGANGRLTPGDVRAATSLFHASRVVSAQLEIPLETVVEVVRNLAPGSRFVLNPSPPRPLPTEVLAACDPLIVNEHEAKVILGEACVSDRPEDWAGLLLAKGPRSVVVTLGAEGSLVASSPREVTRVASAKVDAVDTTGAGDAFTAALAFRLGAGASLAEAASYASRVGAVAVTRQGAQDSFPTADEVEAL; from the coding sequence ATGTACGACTACGACCTACTGGTCGTAGGGTCGGCCAACGCCGACCTGGTGATCGGCGTAGAGCGGCGGCCGGGGGCCGGCGAGACGGTGCTCGGCTCGGACCTGGCCGTGCACCCGGGGGGCAAGGGCGCCAACCAGGCCGTCGCGGCCGCCCGGTTGGGCGCGCGTACGGCGTTGCTGGCCCGCGTCGGCGACGACGGACACGGCAGGCTGCTGCTGGAGTCGCAGCGGGCGGCCGGGGTGGACACCGTGGGGGTCCTGGTGGGCGGGGCGCCGACGGGGGTCGCGCTGATCACCGTCGATCCGACCGGGGACAACAGCATCGTGGTGTCGCCGGGCGCCAACGGACGCCTGACGCCCGGGGACGTACGGGCGGCGACCAGCCTCTTCCACGCCTCCCGGGTGGTGTCGGCCCAGTTGGAGATCCCGCTGGAGACGGTCGTGGAGGTCGTACGGAATCTGGCGCCGGGCAGCCGGTTCGTGCTGAACCCGTCGCCGCCGCGGCCGTTGCCCACGGAGGTGCTGGCCGCCTGTGATCCGCTGATCGTCAACGAGCACGAGGCGAAGGTGATCCTGGGCGAGGCGTGCGTCAGCGACCGGCCGGAGGACTGGGCGGGGCTGCTGCTCGCGAAGGGACCGCGGTCGGTGGTGGTGACCCTGGGCGCGGAGGGCTCACTGGTGGCCTCCTCCCCGCGGGAGGTGACCCGGGTGGCGTCGGCGAAGGTGGACGCGGTGGACACGACGGGAGCGGGGGACGCCTTCACGGCGGCGCTGGCGTTCCGGCTGGGCGCCGGGGCCTCACTGGCCGAGGCGGCCTCGTACGCGTCCCGGGTCGGGGCGGTCGCGGTGACCCGGCAGGGCGCGCAGGACTCCTTCCCGACCGCGGATGAGGTCGAGGCGCTGTGA